In Aedes albopictus strain Foshan chromosome 3, AalbF5, whole genome shotgun sequence, the following are encoded in one genomic region:
- the LOC115262959 gene encoding uncharacterized protein LOC115262959: MSEEYDKIICFVCEKTEENSERTIECVQCAKSVHFRCKNLRGNAVIKARKRPFYCSIECADMFARSQDPNGFDHIITEIKLLAQSVRESKQESAHLRLAFEQTTQKIDSLVQTTKGIEESQEFLSKQFDALQQDFNGFKKQVCGLQRENERIRTEVAELKYSQGATSSRLDQLEMEMDKVNRGVVANNAIILGIPVQEDENVKTLVIKLGSVVGCALEENNIISAHRLFGKNRSNQSAPILVSFSSAAIKEQLFGKKRTHGPLNAAKLSDSFHASSNRVVIRDELTSFGRELYREAKELQSTVGFKYVWPGRNGKILVKRQDGSRIEEISCKKQVEDMMKMSAKRSLNSSSGLMSTSSSPRLEPASKRLQI; encoded by the coding sequence ATGTCGGAAGAATACGATAAAATTATTTGTTTCGTCTGCGAAAAAACGGAGGAGAACTCGGAAAGAACCATCGAATGTGTGCAGTGTGCCAAATCGGTGCACTTTCGCTGTAAAAACTTGCGTGGAAATGCCGTTATAAAGGCAAGGAAACGACCGTTCTACTGTTCCATCGAGTGTGCCGATATGTTCGCGCGAAGTCAAGATCCAAACGGATTCGATCACATCATCACCGAGATAAAACTGCTTGCACAGTCTGTGCGGGAGTCTAAACAGGAATCGGCGCATTTGAGACTTGCCTTCGAACAGACCACCCAGAAAATCGATTCGTTGGTACAGACGACCAAAGGGATTGAGGAGtcgcaggaatttctttcgaagcaGTTTGATGCCCTGCAGCAGGATTTCAACGGTTTTAAAAAACAAGTATGTGGATTGCAGAGGGAAAACGAGAGAATACGAACCGAAGTCGCGGAACTGAAATACAGTCAAGGAGCTACATCTTCAAGATTGGACCAGCTGGAAATGGAGATGGATAAGGTGAACCGTGGAGTTGTAGCTAACAATGCAATCATACTGGGTATTCCTGTACAAGAAGACGAGAACGTGAAGACACTGGTGATAAAACTAGGAAGCGTAGTTGGTTGTGCTCTTGAAGAAAATAACATAATAAGTGCCCATCGTCTTTTTGGGAAGAACCGTTCCAATCAGAGCGCTCCAATCTTAGTATCGTTTAGTTCAGCAGCAATCAAGGAACAACTTTTCGGGAAGAAGCGAACCCATGGCCCCCTAAATGCAGCGAAGCTGTCCGATTCTTTCCATGCATCTTCCAATCGGGTGGTAATTAGGGACGAATTAACATCATTTGGAAGAGAATTGTATCGCGAAGCGAAAGAATTGCAGTCAACTGTGGGATTCAAATACGTGTGGCCGGGAAGAAATGGGAAGATACTAGTCAAGCGGCAGGATGGATCAAGGATTGAAGAGATAAGCTGTAAGAAGCAGGTTGAAGATATGATGAAAATGTCGGCGAAGCGTTCCCTAAATTCTTCTTCCGGTTTGATGTCAACGTCTTCTTCTCCCAGATTGGAACCGGCATCGAAGCGCCTTCAGATATGA